The Arachis hypogaea cultivar Tifrunner chromosome 14, arahy.Tifrunner.gnm2.J5K5, whole genome shotgun sequence genome has a segment encoding these proteins:
- the LOC112741543 gene encoding stilbene synthase 3-like, whose translation MVSVSEIRNVQRAEGPATVLAIGTANPSNCVDQSTYADYYFRVTNSEHMTDLKKKFQRICERTQIKNRHMYLTEEILKENPNMCAYKAPSLDAREDMMIREVPRVGKEAATKAIKEWGQPMSKITHLIFCTTSGVALPGVDYELIVLLGLDPCVKRYMMYHQGCFAGGTVLRLAKDLAENNKDARVLIVCSENTAVTFRGPSETDMDSLVGQALFADGAAAIIIGSDPVPEVEKPIFEIVSTDQKLVPGSHGAIGGLLREVGLTFYLNKSVPDIISQNINDALSKAFDPLGISDYNSIFWIAHPGGRAILDQVEQKVNLKPEKMKATRDVLSNYGNMSSACVFFIMDLMRKKSLEEGLKTTGEGLDWGVLFGFGPGLTIETVVLRSVAI comes from the exons ATGGTGTCTGTGAGTGAGATCCGCAACGTTCAAAGAGCAGAAGGCCCTGCAACTGTATTGGCAATTGGCACAGCAAATCCATCAAATTGTGTTGATCAGAGTACATATGCTGATTACTATTTCAGAGTAACTAATAGCGAGCACATGACTGATCTCAAGAAGAAATTTCAGCGCATTT GTGAAAGAACACAGATTAAGAATAGACATATGTACTTAACGGAAGAGATACTGAAAGAGAATCCTAACATGTGTGCATACAAGGCACCGTCGTTGGATGCAAGGGAAGATATGATGATCAGGGAGGTACCAAGGGTTGGAAAAGAGGCTGCAACCAAGGCCATCAAAGAATGGGGACAGCCAATGTCTAAAATCACACATTTGATCTTCTGCACCACCAGCGGTGTTGCATTGCCTGGCGTTGATTACGAACTCATCGTACTCTTAGGGCTCGACCCATGCGTCAAGAGGTACATGATGTACCACCAAGGTTGCTTCGCTGGCGGTACTGTTCTTCGTTTGGCTAAGGACTTGGCTGAAAACAATAAGGATGCTCGTGTTCTTATCGTTTGTTCTGAGAATACCGCAGTCACTTTCCGTGGTCCTAGTGAGACAGACATGGATAGTCTTGTAGGACAAGCATTGTTTGCGGATGGAGCTGCTGCGATTATCATTGGTTCTGATCCTGTGCCAGAGGTTGAGAAGCCTATCTTTGAGATTGTTTCGACCGATCAAAAGCTCGTCCCTGGTAGCCATGGAGCTATCGGTGGTCTCCTTCGTGAAGTTGGGCTTACATTCTATCTTAACAAGAGTGTTCCAGATATTATTTCGCAAAATATCAACGACGCACTCAGTAAAGCTTTTGATCCACTGGGCATATCTGATTATAACTCAATATTTTGGATTGCACACCCTGGTGGACGTGCAATTTTAGACCAGGTTGAACAGAAGGTGAACTTGAAACCAGAAAAAATGAAAGCTACTAGAGATGTGCTTAGCAATTATGGTAATATGTCAAGTGCATGTGTGTTCTTCATCATGGATTTGATGAGGAAGAAGTCTCTTGAAGAAGGACTTAAAACCACAGGTGAAGGACTTGATTGGGGTGTACTTTTTGGTTTTGGTCCTGGTCTCACCATTGAAACCGTTGTTCTTCGCAGTGTGGCCATCTAA